From one Dermacentor variabilis isolate Ectoservices chromosome 3, ASM5094787v1, whole genome shotgun sequence genomic stretch:
- the LOC142576479 gene encoding uncharacterized protein LOC142576479: MLARVLVCKRINIEKFQRYSLVATQRRLFRSIYGVTVMQMKAVLVGLAILGLIHAGSADAPVGPVEKDGTRADSVTADRADQSSEEEARFGEGCLASLCR; this comes from the exons ATGCTGGCACGTGTGCTAGTTTGTAAGCGTATAAATATCGAGAAGTTTCAAAGATACTCACTTGTCGCAACTCAACGTCGGCTGTTCAGAAG TATTTACGGAGTGACAGTCATGCAGATGAAGGCAGTACTTGTCGGTTTGGCCATCCTTGGTCTCATCCATGCCG GGAGCGCAGACGCACCTGTCGGCCCCGTCGAGAAAGACGGAACCAGGGCTGATTCCGTGACCGCTGATCGCGCAGACCAGAgcagcgaggaggaagcgcgcttTGGAGAGGGCTGCCTGGCATCCCTCTGCAGATAG